From a single Sediminibacterium sp. KACHI17 genomic region:
- a CDS encoding Mur ligase family protein, translating to MKVHFISIGGSVMHQLAIALHKKGYQVTGTDDEIFEPAASNLKQHGLLPVTIGWDPGKITADLDAVILGMHAKSDNPELLKAIDLKLKIYSFPEYIYHESQQKKRVVVGGSHGKTTTTSMIMHVLKHTRQQFDYLVGAKVEGFDQSVDITNAPVIVCEGDEYPASAIERKPKFHFLFPHVAILTGIAWDHINVFSTFEFYLEQFIIFINKIEVGGLLIYNESDPVLNKLVTEHSRADIRYQPYSIPSHKITAGATTVTLEGVSGGLKVFGNHNLLNLHAAFYACKELGLTAQDFVQAIGSFTGAAKRLELLSSSKDAAVYRDFAHAPSKVKATIEAVKEQFPDRKLIGVLELHTYSSLNEAFMKEYNGALEPADQAVVFYSKHALAIKRLPDLPETAVQEGFNKSGLLVFTDAALLKEWLLSANYHNSNLLLMSSGNYNGMDVVALAQEIIQKTDTDN from the coding sequence ATGAAGGTTCACTTTATTTCGATAGGGGGTAGTGTGATGCACCAGCTGGCCATCGCACTCCATAAAAAGGGTTATCAGGTTACCGGAACAGATGATGAAATATTTGAACCTGCAGCCTCCAATTTGAAGCAACACGGGCTTCTTCCTGTTACGATTGGGTGGGATCCAGGGAAGATAACGGCTGATTTAGATGCCGTGATCTTAGGAATGCACGCGAAATCAGATAATCCTGAGTTGCTAAAGGCGATCGATCTGAAATTGAAGATCTACTCCTTTCCTGAATACATCTATCATGAGAGCCAACAAAAGAAAAGGGTAGTTGTAGGTGGCAGTCACGGTAAGACTACCACCACCAGTATGATCATGCATGTGCTGAAACATACTCGTCAGCAATTTGATTATCTCGTAGGCGCAAAAGTGGAAGGCTTTGATCAGTCAGTAGATATCACGAACGCCCCGGTGATCGTTTGTGAAGGTGATGAATATCCTGCCAGCGCGATCGAGAGAAAGCCCAAGTTTCACTTTTTGTTTCCACATGTTGCTATTCTGACCGGCATAGCCTGGGATCATATCAATGTGTTTTCCACGTTTGAATTTTACCTGGAGCAATTCATCATTTTTATCAATAAGATAGAGGTGGGTGGATTGCTGATCTACAATGAGTCTGATCCGGTATTAAATAAATTGGTCACTGAACACAGCAGAGCAGATATTCGCTATCAGCCTTATTCTATTCCTTCACATAAGATTACAGCAGGTGCTACAACAGTTACACTGGAAGGTGTATCAGGTGGCTTGAAAGTATTTGGTAATCATAACCTACTCAATTTGCATGCGGCCTTTTATGCATGTAAAGAATTGGGATTAACAGCGCAGGATTTTGTACAAGCGATCGGATCTTTCACAGGTGCTGCTAAACGATTAGAGTTATTATCCAGTAGCAAGGATGCAGCTGTTTATCGTGATTTTGCACATGCCCCCAGCAAAGTAAAAGCAACGATCGAGGCTGTGAAAGAACAGTTCCCTGATCGAAAACTGATCGGCGTATTGGAGTTGCATACTTATAGTAGTTTGAATGAGGCATTCATGAAAGAATACAATGGTGCTTTGGAACCTGCAGATCAAGCAGTGGTGTTTTATTCTAAACATGCACTGGCGATCAAACGATTGCCTGATCTGCCTGAAACAGCAGTGCAAGAAGGCTTTAATAAATCGGGCTTACTCGTTTTTACCGATGCCGCTTTATTAAAAGAATGGTTACTATCCGCCAATTATCATAACAGCAATCTTTTATTGATGAGCAGTGGGAATTATAATGGGATGGATGTAGTGGCACTGGCACAGGAGATCATTCAAAAGACAGATACCGATAATTAG
- a CDS encoding acetyl-CoA C-acyltransferase, translating into MSNRTVYIVSAVRTPMGSFGGSLKDFSAPQLGAIAIKAAVERAGIQPDQVQEVLMGCVIQANTGQAPARQAAKFAGLPDSVICTTVNKVCASGMKAIAQGAQAILLGDADVVVAGGMESMSNVPFYSPNLRWGNKYGNVQLVDGLAKDGLTDVYHNYAMGNAAELCAKECNISREEQDAFAIESYKRSQAAWNNGSFDAEVVPVPIPQRKGDPILFAKDEDAFNVKFDKIPELKPAFVKDGTVTAANASTMNDGAAAVVLMSKEKADAMGIKPLAVIRSYADAEQAPEWFTTTPAMAVPKAVAKAGLEMNQIDYVELNEAFSVVGIANIQKMKLDPAKVNVHGGAVSLGHPLGCSGARIIVTLLHVLKQHGGKIGAAGICNGGGGASAMVIENIPA; encoded by the coding sequence ATGTCGAATAGAACCGTATATATCGTATCAGCCGTGAGAACTCCAATGGGCTCATTTGGTGGTAGTCTTAAAGATTTTTCTGCGCCTCAGTTGGGTGCGATTGCCATCAAAGCTGCTGTTGAAAGAGCCGGTATTCAACCGGATCAAGTACAGGAAGTATTAATGGGTTGTGTGATTCAAGCCAATACCGGACAAGCACCTGCTCGTCAGGCAGCAAAATTTGCAGGGCTACCTGATAGTGTCATCTGTACCACCGTTAATAAGGTTTGTGCCAGTGGCATGAAAGCAATTGCACAAGGTGCGCAGGCAATTTTATTGGGTGATGCGGATGTAGTGGTTGCAGGAGGTATGGAGAGTATGAGCAATGTGCCCTTTTATTCTCCCAATCTTCGTTGGGGAAACAAATATGGCAATGTTCAATTAGTAGATGGTTTAGCGAAAGATGGATTAACCGATGTGTATCATAATTATGCAATGGGGAATGCAGCTGAACTTTGTGCAAAAGAGTGTAATATCTCACGTGAAGAACAAGATGCTTTTGCGATTGAGAGCTACAAGCGCAGTCAGGCCGCATGGAATAATGGCAGCTTTGATGCGGAAGTAGTTCCTGTACCCATTCCGCAGCGAAAAGGTGATCCGATCTTGTTTGCAAAGGATGAAGATGCATTCAATGTGAAATTTGATAAGATCCCTGAATTAAAGCCTGCTTTTGTAAAAGACGGTACTGTTACTGCAGCCAATGCTTCTACCATGAATGATGGAGCAGCAGCAGTGGTATTGATGAGTAAAGAAAAAGCAGATGCAATGGGTATTAAACCATTGGCTGTGATACGCAGCTATGCAGATGCAGAGCAAGCACCGGAATGGTTCACAACAACACCTGCTATGGCAGTTCCCAAAGCAGTGGCGAAGGCTGGATTGGAAATGAATCAAATTGATTATGTAGAGTTGAACGAGGCATTCTCAGTTGTTGGAATCGCCAATATCCAGAAGATGAAACTGGATCCTGCCAAAGTGAATGTACATGGTGGAGCGGTTTCTCTTGGACATCCATTGGGTTGTAGCGGCGCAAGGATCATCGTTACCTTATTGCATGTATTGAAACAGCACGGTGGTAAGATCGGAGCTGCCGGTATTTGTAATGGGGGTGGTGGTGCCAGTGCCATGGTCATTGAAAATATCCCTGCTTAA
- a CDS encoding GNAT family N-acetyltransferase, with protein sequence MKRLEIQTATADDASLIATISRETFYDSFADQNTAEDMQLFLNTQFASEKLMAEVLDPLHIYFIAFLDDQPVGYCKIKPGAHSQMDGSAEAIEICRFYARKNSIGKGIGKAMMQHALSYAASLGKKKVWLGVWEKNHRAIAFYQSFGFSKFGEHDFLLGTDLQRDWLMMKELKS encoded by the coding sequence TTGAAACGCTTAGAAATTCAAACTGCCACGGCTGATGATGCATCCTTGATCGCAACCATCAGCCGTGAAACTTTTTACGACAGTTTTGCCGACCAGAATACTGCCGAAGACATGCAATTGTTTCTGAATACTCAATTCGCTTCAGAAAAATTGATGGCTGAAGTACTCGATCCTCTTCATATTTATTTTATTGCTTTTTTGGATGATCAGCCGGTGGGTTATTGTAAAATAAAACCCGGAGCTCATTCACAAATGGATGGTTCAGCGGAAGCGATTGAAATATGTCGGTTTTATGCACGCAAGAACAGCATCGGTAAGGGGATAGGTAAAGCAATGATGCAGCATGCTTTATCTTATGCTGCATCATTAGGTAAAAAGAAAGTATGGTTAGGTGTTTGGGAAAAAAATCATCGTGCCATTGCTTTTTATCAATCTTTCGGCTTTTCAAAATTTGGAGAGCATGATTTCTTATTAGGCACCGACCTTCAAAGGGATTGGTTGATGATGAAAGAATTGAAGTCTTGA
- a CDS encoding NAD(P)H-binding protein, with product MIITVFGATGQVGRFVVSQALALGYKVRAFGRNVSDLIDHDLNHDALTAIQGYVFDANDVRNAISGADAVISVLGGNMDGSDKTRSLGMKNIIAQMELTGVKRIVTLGGMGILNADEPEEGLLIEQTGYPEAYLAVGKEHLLAYQSLAASALDWTFICSPDILNKMGTGQYITAANYAPKPNHYQIAAGDLAHCMIACIREQQYLKQRVGISRL from the coding sequence ATGATCATCACCGTTTTTGGTGCGACCGGACAGGTTGGACGTTTTGTTGTATCACAAGCATTAGCATTGGGATATAAGGTTCGTGCATTTGGAAGAAATGTCTCGGATTTGATCGATCATGATCTCAATCATGATGCACTAACCGCCATACAGGGTTATGTTTTTGATGCGAATGATGTAAGGAATGCCATTAGTGGTGCAGATGCTGTCATATCTGTATTGGGCGGCAATATGGATGGTAGTGATAAGACCAGAAGTCTCGGGATGAAGAACATCATCGCACAAATGGAACTAACAGGTGTAAAACGAATTGTTACACTTGGAGGAATGGGTATCCTGAATGCGGATGAGCCTGAAGAAGGTTTATTGATTGAACAAACGGGCTATCCCGAAGCATACCTGGCTGTTGGCAAAGAGCATTTATTGGCTTATCAGTCATTGGCAGCATCTGCTCTCGACTGGACCTTTATCTGTTCTCCTGATATTCTGAATAAAATGGGAACCGGACAATACATTACCGCCGCGAATTATGCACCCAAGCCGAATCATTATCAAATAGCGGCAGGAGATCTGGCGCACTGCATGATTGCCTGTATACGAGAACAGCAGTACTTGAAACAACGTGTAGGAATTAGCAGATTATAA
- a CDS encoding S1-like domain-containing RNA-binding protein, whose amino-acid sequence MEKVNVGQYNTLKVSRKVDFGFYLEDGGDGILLPTRFAPKGLRIGDEITVFVYHDSDNRLIATTQKANACVGEIAKMKAVAVTRQGAFLDWGLMKDLFVPASKQLGGMRVGGEYLVKLYIDQMTGRVAATEKIEQLLSNDELTVKELDQVDLLVYRQSELGFVVIINNLHTGIIHTNEIFTELKIGDKLKGFIKTILPGNKIDVVLGKPGFQKVEDESEKILRLLQENNGYLPYHDKSDPEAIYAFFGMSKKTFKMTTGNLYKQRKIEFTQTGFKLIAE is encoded by the coding sequence ATGGAAAAAGTTAATGTAGGGCAATACAATACCCTGAAAGTATCACGAAAAGTAGATTTTGGATTTTACCTCGAAGATGGAGGTGATGGCATTTTGTTACCCACCCGTTTTGCTCCGAAAGGACTTCGTATTGGAGATGAAATAACGGTATTTGTATACCATGATTCAGATAACAGATTGATCGCTACCACGCAAAAAGCCAACGCCTGTGTGGGTGAGATCGCTAAAATGAAAGCTGTTGCAGTTACAAGACAAGGCGCTTTTCTTGATTGGGGATTGATGAAGGATCTGTTCGTTCCCGCTTCCAAGCAGTTGGGTGGTATGCGTGTAGGAGGAGAGTACCTGGTGAAACTATATATCGATCAAATGACTGGTAGGGTAGCTGCCACAGAGAAGATCGAACAATTGCTGAGTAATGATGAACTTACTGTGAAGGAATTAGATCAGGTAGATTTATTGGTATACCGTCAATCGGAACTGGGTTTTGTGGTGATCATCAATAACCTGCATACTGGTATCATTCATACCAACGAAATATTTACAGAACTGAAGATCGGTGATAAGCTGAAAGGATTTATTAAGACGATTCTTCCGGGTAATAAAATTGATGTGGTCTTAGGTAAACCCGGATTTCAAAAAGTAGAAGATGAATCAGAAAAGATTCTACGCCTGTTGCAGGAGAACAATGGTTATCTGCCATATCATGATAAGTCTGATCCTGAAGCCATCTATGCATTCTTTGGCATGAGTAAAAAAACATTTAAAATGACGACCGGTAATCTTTATAAACAAAGAAAAATAGAGTTTACACAAACAGGCTTTAAACTCATTGCGGAATAA
- the ytxJ gene encoding bacillithiol system redox-active protein YtxJ, which translates to MNWNPITSIDQLAQIKEASFQSPQVIFKHSTRCSISSMVLNRLERSDAPEQVQFHYLDLLAYRPISDQIATDFAVYHESPQVLLIKNGECVYDESHHGISMDEIAEQAAQTA; encoded by the coding sequence ATGAACTGGAATCCTATTACTTCTATTGATCAGCTGGCGCAAATCAAAGAAGCATCGTTTCAATCACCGCAAGTTATATTCAAGCATAGTACCCGTTGTAGTATTAGCTCCATGGTATTAAATCGTTTGGAAAGAAGTGATGCTCCTGAGCAGGTGCAATTTCATTATCTCGATCTACTGGCTTATCGTCCGATCTCCGATCAAATAGCTACCGATTTTGCGGTTTATCATGAATCTCCCCAGGTGTTACTGATCAAAAATGGCGAATGCGTATATGATGAAAGCCATCATGGTATCAGTATGGATGAAATAGCAGAGCAAGCCGCTCAAACAGCATAG